From Chloroflexota bacterium:
GGCCACGCAAGGCGCGCTGCCGACCCAGGCACCGACCCAAGTGCCTACGCAGGCAGCCACAGCCGCGCCTCCTACGGCCACCCCTGCACCCACCAACACCCCAACACCTACCCCCGCACCGATGTGCGGCGGGCCTGCCAGCATGAACATCCTCGCAATCGGCACCAACCGGGGCTTCTATGACCTTGCCGACGTGATCCGCGTCATTCGCGTCGATTTCGTCACGGGCGATGTCTACGTGGTGCCCCTGCCGCGCGACCTGAAAGTCGACCTGCCGCCCAAAATCACCACCTACCCCAGCCCTCAGAAACTCAACGAAGGCTATTTCCTGGGCACGCCGGTCTGGCAATGGGGCGCGCCCCGCAGTGGCGGCGCTGCCTTGCTGGCTCAAACGCTGTCCTATAATTTCGGCATTACGACCGACCATTACGTCGTCGTCAGCGGGAAAGGCTTCCGCGACCTGGTCGACGCCGTGGGCGGGGTGCAGATCTACCTGCCTGCGCCAGTGGTTGACCCCGGTCAGGCCCACGCCAACTTCCCCGCCGGGCCCCAAACCCTCGATGGCTACCACACCTGGCTGCTGGCCCGCATCCGAAAGAACGTCGGTGATCCCGGCCGCATCGAGCGTCAGAACATGATCCTCAAAGCCCTGCTGGATAGGGTAACCAGCCCCGCCATCTTGCCCCGCCTGCCCGAGATGGCAAAACTGTACAGTTCGCTGGTGATGACCGACCTCTCGCCGCAGCAAATTTCCCAACTCATTTGCCTGCTGCAAAAAATGGACAACCCCAAAGCCCATTTCCACTTCTACGCCGTCCCGCGCGATCTGTTGAAAGAGTCGGCCGAAAGCGTTTACGCTGGTCAGGTCAAGAACATCCGAGACGTCTTGCTGTGGGATGAACGCTACAAGCAGTGGCTGCACGACGCCATAGAAGGCAAAATCAAGCCGTAATCCTGCAAGGGCTGACAGCCGTCAGCCCTTTTTTGTCCTTGCGAGGGCACTTCAATGGCAAAATACGGTAAAAGCGTCTTTTGGGTAGCAGCGGTGGTTCTGGCTTTCGTCGCCCTGACCTCCATCGCCCGTCGCGCCACACTGGTACAACGGCTTTCCCGGCAAGTCGCCACAGCCACTGCGATGTATGCACGCGTCGATGCCACCCACGCCTACCTGCAAACTCAGGTTGCCCTTGCCACAGAAGGCGCCAACGCCGACCTCCCCCTGCGGGAAGACGCGGGCATGGCCCGCCCCGGCGACCAGGTCATCATTCCCGTCCCCGTAGGCACGCCGGTGCCTTCCCCCTCGATAGCCACACCGCCACCCACCCCCACCCCGCAACCGCCCCCCTGGAAAGTGTGGTGGCGGCTCTTCTTCGGGCCCTTAGACTAAGCACGAAACCACAACGCCGGAGCCAGAGGAACTTCCTTGGCTCCGGCGCTTTTTACTGCCCGAGAATGGCAATCTTACTGCATTCTCGCCCGCATCTCTCGGTGGGTGAACGCCCGGTACAGCCACTCCACCGCAAACGCAGCCACCAACACCACCACCAGCACCGCCAGCGTCACAGGGGTCGTCGTCCACAGGTAATAAGTCAGCACACCAAAGGACGACAAACACGCCACAATCGCTGCAACAATCACCCACCGCTTTGCACCGGTCTCACGGTACAACCGCAAATGCCCAATGCTGACCGCAGCATAAATCAGCAGGAAAGCCGCACTGCCCATCATGCCAATTTTGTCCAGATTGAACAAATTGGCGAACAAAATCACCAGCGCTGCGGTAATGAACAAACCTTCGGTGGCGCGTCCCCACACCCCGCGCTCGAAAATTTCCGGCAATTCTCCATCTTTAGCAATAGTGTAACTCACATTGGCCCCACCATACAAGGTGGCGTTGATGGCCGAAGCCGTTGCAAACAACGCGGCAAAGGCCACCAGCCGCAAGCCCCACTGCCCCAGGAAAGCCTGCGCTGCCGCGGCCGCCGCGTAGTCGCTCGCTGCCACAATCTTTGGCACGGCCAGGTTCCCCACCACCGCCACACTAACCGCAATATAGAGAAAAATCACAATGCCCACACTCAGGTACAGGGCCTTCGGCAGGGTTTCCTGGGGGTTTTCCATATCTTCCGCCGTATTCGTCACCAGCCCGAAACCCTCGTAAGTCAGAAAAACCACACCAGCCGCGAAGAGCATCTTATTCACATGCGGCCAATGGGCCGGAGAAAGCAACGCCGGCTTCAGGAAAACGAACCCCGCCCCCGCGAACAACAACAGAAAGCCCACGTTCGCTGCCACAATCACCAATTCCGACCGCCCCACAGCCTTCGAGCCAAGAAAGTTGACAGCGGTGAACACCAGGACAATCAGCGTAGCGAAAATATTTTGCCAGTAGCCCGGCAGCCCGGGGAAGAAGGTGCTCAAATAAGCCCCAAACGCGCGCGCATATAGGGCAAGCGCGAAAACGTAGCCTATCCAGAGCAACACATTGAACCCCCCGCTCAAAATGCCATCACCGAAACCCTGAATCAGGAATTCCACCGGGCCGCCTGCCGATGGATAACGCGCCCCCAACTTAGCGTAGGAATAGGCGCTAAAGAGCGCCACCAGCCCCGCCAGAGCAAAGGAGAGGTACACCGCGTTGCCCGCGACGCTCACCGCAGCCCCCAACAGGGAATAGATGCCGCCGCCAACCATGCCGCCAATGCCAATGGCAACCGCCGCGCCCAGGCTCATGGCCTTCCTGTCGCTCGCTTGCTTGCTCATGCACGCCTCCATCCCGAGAATGTGCGCTCACCTCGCGCCACGCTCATCTTACCATAATCTGACATTCAGACAACGCCCTGCGCCATACTGCACGCCAGGCAAGCCCCTCTACGGGAGCGACCGCCACCTCTCTTCCTGAGGCACGGCCACGCCCACACGCGCGATAAAGCCGCCGACGTTGGTATAATCCCCCACGTCGTTCTGCTTTGCCGGCAAAGAGCCTCCCCCGCAGGAGCGCGTATGACTCCGACCTCCACCACCAACCTGACCTTATGGAAAACACTGGCTGCCGCCGAAGCCACCATCGCGCTGGTGTTGCTGGCGCTGCTGCTATGGCGCGGGCGGCGCAAAGCCATGCCTCGACCGCTCCTGCTGGCTTTTGGCGTGTTGGTAGTTTGGGCAGGGCTGCGGCTGGTTTCCCCCCCATTGGGCATATGGCGCTGGCTGCATGGCTTTTGGGTACCGGTAAGCGATCGGGCCCTGTTCACCCTTTTTCTCATCCTCACCGCCTATGCCCTCGTCCGCCCGCTATTCCCTGCCTATCGGCAGGCCGTCTACTGGCTGCTGGGTAGCCACCTGGGCTTCTGGGTACTGCTCACAGCCGCCGCGCTGTACGATTTCAGCCGCGTGTGGCAACCTCGCGCCCGCTTCACTGCCCACTGGAGCAACCTGGTCTTCGGACTTTACCAGGCTGCGCTGCTGCTCACGGTGCTTATGGTGGTAGGCTACGTCTACCGTCACGGACGCGCCCGCTCCCTGGGCTGGGCAGGCGCAGCCTTCGCCATCTGGCTGCTGGCCGACGTCCTGCATCTGGCCGCCGCCATCCGGGGCACCAACATCCCCGAAGGGTTGGGGCTTATTACCCGCGGCGCTGAAATGCTGGCTTTCATCTTCCTCGCCCTGGCCTACTGGCTGCCAGACCCCTCACGGCGTGCCTTTGCCGAGCGCTACTTTGCCGACGCACAGGCGATGGTGCAACGGCTGGAAGCCCAACTGGCCGAAATGGTGGCCGTGCAAGCGCGCCTGGAAGAGCGCCAAAGGCTGGCGCGCGAGTTGCACGACTCGGTAAGCCAGGCGCTTTTCAGCACCGAACTGCAACTGGGCACCGCCGAAATGCTGCTGGAAAACGATCCCCAGGCTGCCCGCGAGCGCTTAGAACAGGCGCGGCGCACCATCCACGAAGCCGCCAACGACCTGCGAGCCCTCATCGCCGACCTGCGCCCTCCTGCGCTTGCCGGGAAAACCCTCACCGAAGCCCTGGCCGATTTCACCCACTCGCTGGAAACCGTCGAAGGCATCCCCGTCGTATTCGAGGCAGATGTCGAAGGGCGCTTGAGTGAAGCAGAAGAAGCCGAACTTTACCGCATTGCCTACGAGGCACTGACCAACGCCGTGCGCCACGGCCAACCTCACCAAATCAACGTCAGTCTCTGGTTGCGCCCACCAGCCTTCCGGCTGGCTATTGCCGACGATGGGCAAGGCTTCGACCCCACCCACACGCCATCGGGCCACTGGGGGCTGGTAGGTATGCGGGAACGCGCCGAGCGGCTGGGGGCTTCGCTCGCCATCGATTCGGCGCCGGGGCGCGGAACCCGGGTAGAAATTGTGCGCGCCTCCCCCGCCGCCGACTTTGCAAGCGTCGCGGCCGCCCCCAACGACCTCACCGCTCGTTCCAACCGTGGATCCTTTGGGAGTACATCGTGATTCGCCTGATCATCGCCGAAGACCACCAGATCGTGCGGGAAGGGCTGCGCCTCTTCCTGAACGCCCAACCCGATATGAAAGTCGTTGCCGAAGCCGAAAACGGCAAACAGGCGCTGGAAGCCGTTCAACGCTACAAGCCCGACGTCCTCTTGCTGGACCTGTTGATGCCCGAAATGGACGGCCTGGCGGTGCTGCGCGCCCTGCCCCAAACCGCCCCCGAAACTCACGTGCTGGTCCTCACCAGCGCCAACGAAGACCGCCTGGTGCTGCCCGCGGTGCGGGCGGGGGCGACCGGCTACGTGCTCAAAAACATCTCCTCGGCCGAACTGGCCGAAGCCGTCCGAAAAGTGGCCCGTGGTGAACCGGTGCTGCACCCCGAAATCACCCGCATGCTGATGCGCGAAGTGCGCCAAGGGCCGGGGGCCGTGGCCGGTGAGGCCTTCACCCAGCGGGAACTGGAAGTGCTTAGCCTGTTAGCCCATCGCCTGACCAACAGGGAAATCGCTGCCGAGTTGGGCGTGAGCGAGACCACCGTAAAAACGCACGTCCGTAACATTCTGCGCAAATTAGGGGTTAGCACACGCGCCGAGGCTGCCCGCTACGCACGCGAACAAGGGCTGGGGTAACCCTGCCACGAACCCTCGCCAGAAAAAGCACAACAAAAAGGGCGGCTCTTGAAGCCGCCCCTTGAGCGTACAGGCAACAATGAGGCCCGGAGGGTTATCCGCCGTTGCCCTGGCCCTGGCCTCGACCCGAAGAGCCTTGTAAAATCTGCTGAAATTCTTCTTCGGTAATGTACTGCGGCGTATAATCGGCGCCCTGCGCCCGCAGGTTGCTCACGAAAGCCCGCATGTGGCTTTCGGAACCCATCTTCAGGTTTTCATACACCTCACGAATATCGGCCTTATCGGTGCGAGCCAAGGCGTCATTGAGGTCCTTGATATCCAGGTCTTCAATCGTCGCGCCCACAGTGAGGGCATCCACCAGGGAAGCCGAGCCTTTGCTCACCAACTGGTCATACAACGCTTGCAGTTTGGGGTCGGTGAACACACCGCGCTGATCCTGGGTCTGCGCTACGGGGTCTTCGATGCCATACGCCGTCAACAGCGTCTTCACGGCATCCATGTGGGTTTGCTCAGCGCTGGCGATGTTTTGGAACACCTGGGTGCCCCACTTGTCGTAAAGGGTCAAATACACATCACGGGCAAGTTTTTCCTCTTCCCGCATGTGGAGCAGGTCGGCCACCTCTTCAGTGGTCAGGCCAGAAGCGGCTGCCGCTGTCACATCCGCCGCGGGCACAGTGGCTTCTGCTGCTTCTGTTGGTGCTTCTGCGGGTTCTGTGGTTGCCACGGGAGATGCAGCCGCCGGGGCCGCCGTGGTCGTCGTCGCTTGGGTCGGCGCACAGGCCGCCGCGCTCAAAGCCAAAACCAATACCCCAATCCAGGGCATCCATTTGCGCAACATTTCGTACCTCCTCATTATGAGAGTTCAATCGGCTATTTTGGATAGCAGCCGCCTGCAACCTGGCTGCCTTCATCGTCGCCCTGAGTGTAGCCGGAAAGCCGCAACCCCGCATCGTCCGTTGGGGAGGAAAAAGGGAGGAAAAAGCCTGCTTGCCTGTGCTCCCCCCACAACGCAGTAAGGTACAATATTCCCAACCTCACCCCAAGGCACACCCATGAAGCCGCCCAACCCCTCCAAACCCCTTCCCGAAGAAATCGACGCCTACCTGCTGGCGCTCCGCTGGGGGATGCTCGTGGCTACGGCCATCATTTACTGGCTGGTGCGCTTCCCGCCCTCGGCTTCCCCCCCGCCCGCCTTTTTGCTCGACCCCCGGCTGGTCTTCATCGCCTTGCTGGCTTACAACGTGCCGGTCTCGCTGTACTGCCTGCGAGAGCGCCCCATCGCCGCGGGACGCCCCTGGCTGCTGCTCCTCAGCGATACCGTCATCTCTTTGGGCCTGGTCGGCCTGACGGGCGGCCACCTGAGCGCCTTCTTTCTCATTTTCCTGATTGCCATCATCGAAGCCGCGCTGGCCTTCCGCTGGCAGACCGCGCTGGTGCTCATCGTGCTTTTGGATACGCTCCAATTGCTGATTTTCTCTTTCCTCGGCCCGCAGGTCCATGCCATCATCATCATCAACCGCTTCGTGGCATTCCTGGTCTTTGGCATTTCGGCCATCCTGTTTGGGGAAGGCACCCGCCGCGAAGAAGCCGAGCGCCAGGAGGCCCTGGCAGCCGCAGAACGGGAACGCACCCTCAACGAAATCTTCTTCGAACTCGGCAAAAGCGGCATGAACCCCGAAAAAGTTTTCCAGGTGCTGCTGGAAAGCACCCACCGGCTCCTCAACGCTGCCTGCGCGCTGATTGCCCTTGAAGTGGAAGACGGCACCCTGCGGGTCGCGGCGTCCACCTCGCCCCATCATCCCCCCGGCAAAGCCCTCGCCGCGGTCCCCTGGCCCACCTACGACGAGCCGCTGGTGGTCACCCGACGCAACGACCCGGCCTGGCCTTCCTTCATCCGCCAAAGCGACGTCCGGCAACTGCTCGCCGTGCCCCTGCGCTCGGCCACCCAAAAGCCCCTCGGCTGGCTCATGGTCGGGATGAACCGCGCCTTCCCCCTCGCCGCCGCTGACCGCAACCTGCTCAAAACCCTCGGCCTGGAAGCCGGTTTGGCCCTGCACAACGCCCAACTTTACCGCCGAGAAGAAGAACACGTGCGCGAACTGGAACATTTCAGCGAAATGCGGGCCAACTTCTTTTCTGCCCTGGGGCACGAACTCAAAACCCCCCTCACCGCGCTCAAAACCCTGGGGCCTTCGCTGGAGCGCCTTCCCGACCTGCCGCCCGAAACCCGCGCCGAA
This genomic window contains:
- a CDS encoding amino acid permease; amino-acid sequence: MSKQASDRKAMSLGAAVAIGIGGMVGGGIYSLLGAAVSVAGNAVYLSFALAGLVALFSAYSYAKLGARYPSAGGPVEFLIQGFGDGILSGGFNVLLWIGYVFALALYARAFGAYLSTFFPGLPGYWQNIFATLIVLVFTAVNFLGSKAVGRSELVIVAANVGFLLLFAGAGFVFLKPALLSPAHWPHVNKMLFAAGVVFLTYEGFGLVTNTAEDMENPQETLPKALYLSVGIVIFLYIAVSVAVVGNLAVPKIVAASDYAAAAAAQAFLGQWGLRLVAFAALFATASAINATLYGGANVSYTIAKDGELPEIFERGVWGRATEGLFITAALVILFANLFNLDKIGMMGSAAFLLIYAAVSIGHLRLYRETGAKRWVIVAAIVACLSSFGVLTYYLWTTTPVTLAVLVVVLVAAFAVEWLYRAFTHREMRARMQ
- a CDS encoding sensor histidine kinase, yielding MTPTSTTNLTLWKTLAAAEATIALVLLALLLWRGRRKAMPRPLLLAFGVLVVWAGLRLVSPPLGIWRWLHGFWVPVSDRALFTLFLILTAYALVRPLFPAYRQAVYWLLGSHLGFWVLLTAAALYDFSRVWQPRARFTAHWSNLVFGLYQAALLLTVLMVVGYVYRHGRARSLGWAGAAFAIWLLADVLHLAAAIRGTNIPEGLGLITRGAEMLAFIFLALAYWLPDPSRRAFAERYFADAQAMVQRLEAQLAEMVAVQARLEERQRLARELHDSVSQALFSTELQLGTAEMLLENDPQAARERLEQARRTIHEAANDLRALIADLRPPALAGKTLTEALADFTHSLETVEGIPVVFEADVEGRLSEAEEAELYRIAYEALTNAVRHGQPHQINVSLWLRPPAFRLAIADDGQGFDPTHTPSGHWGLVGMRERAERLGASLAIDSAPGRGTRVEIVRASPAADFASVAAAPNDLTARSNRGSFGSTS
- a CDS encoding response regulator transcription factor — encoded protein: MVIRLIIAEDHQIVREGLRLFLNAQPDMKVVAEAENGKQALEAVQRYKPDVLLLDLLMPEMDGLAVLRALPQTAPETHVLVLTSANEDRLVLPAVRAGATGYVLKNISSAELAEAVRKVARGEPVLHPEITRMLMREVRQGPGAVAGEAFTQRELEVLSLLAHRLTNREIAAELGVSETTVKTHVRNILRKLGVSTRAEAARYAREQGLG
- a CDS encoding DUF2202 domain-containing protein, which produces MPWIGVLVLALSAAACAPTQATTTTAAPAAASPVATTEPAEAPTEAAEATVPAADVTAAAASGLTTEEVADLLHMREEEKLARDVYLTLYDKWGTQVFQNIASAEQTHMDAVKTLLTAYGIEDPVAQTQDQRGVFTDPKLQALYDQLVSKGSASLVDALTVGATIEDLDIKDLNDALARTDKADIREVYENLKMGSESHMRAFVSNLRAQGADYTPQYITEEEFQQILQGSSGRGQGQGNGG
- a CDS encoding GAF domain-containing protein, with amino-acid sequence MKPPNPSKPLPEEIDAYLLALRWGMLVATAIIYWLVRFPPSASPPPAFLLDPRLVFIALLAYNVPVSLYCLRERPIAAGRPWLLLLSDTVISLGLVGLTGGHLSAFFLIFLIAIIEAALAFRWQTALVLIVLLDTLQLLIFSFLGPQVHAIIIINRFVAFLVFGISAILFGEGTRREEAERQEALAAAERERTLNEIFFELGKSGMNPEKVFQVLLESTHRLLNAACALIALEVEDGTLRVAASTSPHHPPGKALAAVPWPTYDEPLVVTRRNDPAWPSFIRQSDVRQLLAVPLRSATQKPLGWLMVGMNRAFPLAAADRNLLKTLGLEAGLALHNAQLYRREEEHVRELEHFSEMRANFFSALGHELKTPLTALKTLGPSLERLPDLPPETRAEITESIQINLERLDGLINELFESLRLEANMVALHPTSLDVRARIQHNLAALRPVLEQKKLQVETDLAPDLPRAQADPRRFDQILGNLLHNAVKFSPEGGVIRVDAAPEANSVRICVEDAGPGIPPEERERIFDKFAVVSQRKAMAGVGLGLFISRELVRLHGGTIWVEDASLGGSRFCFTLPLATKDTREPPPSPSSGDRHGKSHQAHPGH